The following proteins are encoded in a genomic region of Paenibacillus sp. FSL H3-0469:
- a CDS encoding DUF3343 domain-containing protein → MKEELLIAFDSTQQALRAEMLLEYAEIEIDIFPTPKEITAGCAMSIQFSRSALEEVRVIVAEQSIEIRGIYAKAAKGDGYIEVGEEGGVR, encoded by the coding sequence GTGAAGGAGGAACTGCTGATAGCGTTTGATTCGACCCAGCAGGCGCTGCGCGCCGAGATGCTGCTTGAATATGCGGAGATTGAAATCGATATCTTCCCTACGCCCAAGGAGATCACCGCCGGCTGTGCGATGTCGATTCAATTCTCCCGGAGTGCACTGGAAGAGGTGCGGGTCATTGTAGCAGAGCAGAGCATAGAGATCCGCGGAATCTATGCCAAAGCTGCAAAGGGAGACGGGTATATAGAGGTAGGGGAAGAAGGAGGGGTTCGATGA